Proteins from a genomic interval of Salinarchaeum sp. Harcht-Bsk1:
- a CDS encoding tyrosine-type recombinase/integrase, with protein MNDAEFNRVIKRVKNSKTEATANQYVPKIREFRTWLTEGEKDDEGNVLREQKPFEEADVIDVEDWLGEQDEKYSNASSVGKADAALVAAFDELNKLITSGRIDGEPWPRDTPADRADYTPNDTSTIKSRELKQDLHYLKPDEVDQMVEETDKLRDGLIIRLLFQTGLRVSELTDIRLSDLDEESRSIAVRGKGRKNRTVFYQPSLALPMHIWLTDRRPAVFYAEESEYLFPTSHSECITRAAVTEMVREVAEQAGIQEVYGTTTDGVERHSVTPHVLRHSFAMAALDNGWDVYTLSQALGHASTEITTSTYLHDDEEQVREAYQLRGPSN; from the coding sequence ATGAACGACGCCGAATTTAATCGTGTTATCAAGAGGGTAAAAAATAGCAAGACTGAGGCGACTGCTAACCAGTATGTTCCCAAGATCCGCGAGTTCCGAACGTGGCTTACAGAGGGAGAGAAAGATGACGAGGGAAACGTATTGCGTGAGCAGAAGCCCTTTGAGGAGGCTGACGTGATCGACGTAGAGGATTGGCTTGGAGAGCAGGATGAGAAGTACAGCAACGCCTCCAGTGTGGGGAAGGCCGATGCAGCGTTGGTCGCTGCCTTCGATGAACTAAACAAGCTCATAACATCGGGGAGAATCGACGGTGAGCCGTGGCCTCGGGATACCCCTGCCGACCGCGCCGACTACACCCCTAACGATACATCTACCATCAAGAGCCGGGAGTTGAAGCAAGACCTGCATTACTTGAAGCCCGACGAGGTAGATCAGATGGTCGAAGAGACGGACAAGCTCCGAGATGGACTGATAATTCGCCTTTTGTTCCAAACTGGCCTTAGAGTTTCTGAGCTAACTGATATCCGTCTTTCTGATCTTGACGAGGAATCCCGTTCTATCGCAGTCAGGGGGAAGGGTCGGAAGAACCGTACTGTGTTCTATCAGCCCTCTCTTGCACTTCCCATGCACATCTGGTTGACCGATAGACGGCCAGCGGTCTTCTACGCCGAAGAGAGTGAGTATCTTTTCCCGACGTCTCACTCCGAATGTATCACTCGGGCCGCTGTAACCGAGATGGTCAGAGAAGTGGCTGAGCAAGCCGGGATTCAAGAGGTATACGGCACGACCACAGATGGTGTCGAACGACACTCTGTTACTCCTCACGTTCTGCGCCACTCGTTCGCTATGGCGGCTCTCGATAACGGGTGGGACGTGTACACTCTCTCCCAAGCACTCGGGCACGCCTCAACCGAGATCACTACGTCCACCTATCTCCACGATGACGAGGAGCAGGTTAGGGAGGCGTACCAGCTACGTGGGCCTTCCAACTGA
- the minD gene encoding MinD/ParA family protein: MTEQHVFAVASGKGGVGKTTTAVNVATAIAGGGYRVAVVDADLGMANMSGLLSLDPGDATLHDVLAGEAEVGEATYEVARGIFAIPSGEELDTYAKTDARGLGDVLDDLEGRFDYVFLDVGAGISHETVLPLGVADGVILVATPEPAAVNDVAKTRDLVERADGEVAGLVMTRTRATDAMDPEEVAADLGVDLLGTVPEDGAVRGSLYAGVPLVVQNPESKASIGYRRIAARLADRTGATQPKAATGED, encoded by the coding sequence ATGACCGAACAGCACGTCTTCGCCGTCGCGAGCGGGAAAGGCGGCGTCGGCAAGACCACGACCGCCGTCAACGTCGCCACGGCGATCGCCGGCGGCGGCTACCGGGTCGCCGTGGTCGACGCCGACCTCGGGATGGCCAACATGTCCGGCCTCCTGAGCCTCGACCCCGGCGACGCCACCTTGCACGACGTGCTCGCCGGGGAGGCCGAGGTCGGTGAGGCGACCTACGAGGTCGCACGCGGCATCTTCGCGATTCCCTCCGGCGAGGAACTCGACACCTACGCGAAGACGGACGCCCGCGGCCTCGGCGACGTGCTCGACGACCTCGAAGGGAGATTCGACTACGTCTTCCTCGACGTCGGCGCCGGGATCAGCCACGAGACGGTGCTCCCGCTCGGCGTCGCCGACGGCGTCATCCTCGTCGCGACGCCCGAACCCGCTGCCGTCAACGACGTGGCGAAGACCCGGGACCTCGTCGAGCGCGCCGACGGCGAGGTCGCGGGGCTGGTGATGACCCGGACGCGAGCGACCGACGCCATGGACCCCGAGGAGGTCGCCGCGGACCTCGGTGTCGACCTCCTCGGCACGGTGCCCGAGGACGGCGCCGTCCGGGGGAGCCTCTACGCTGGCGTCCCGCTCGTCGTCCAGAACCCCGAGAGCAAGGCCTCGATCGGCTACCGACGGATCGCAGCACGGCTCGCGGATCGCACCGGTGCGACGCAGCCGAAGGCCGCGACGGGAGAGGACTGA
- a CDS encoding class I SAM-dependent methyltransferase → MSLYRPRARPKASVYDAAYTGAPNWDIGRPQSAFVRLEEAGLIEDPVLDAGCGTGELACFLARRGHRVLGVDLSTLAVRQAREKARWRRIDARFLVWDALQLERLATAGFSFRTVVDSGLFHVLGPAERDRLADGLAAVLEPGGLYAVLGDARHPDREFYGVTPGEFADRFPERSGWERIFAVETTFERRWGGSPAFFVGLRRRE, encoded by the coding sequence ATGAGTCTCTACCGTCCCCGGGCGCGACCGAAAGCCAGCGTCTACGACGCCGCCTACACCGGCGCCCCGAACTGGGACATCGGCCGGCCGCAGTCGGCGTTCGTCCGGCTGGAGGAGGCCGGCCTGATCGAGGATCCGGTGCTCGACGCCGGCTGCGGAACGGGCGAACTCGCCTGTTTCCTCGCGCGGCGCGGCCACCGCGTGCTCGGTGTCGACCTCTCGACGCTGGCGGTCCGCCAGGCCCGCGAGAAGGCGCGCTGGCGGCGGATCGACGCGCGATTTCTGGTCTGGGACGCGCTCCAGCTGGAGCGACTCGCCACCGCCGGCTTCTCGTTTCGCACCGTCGTCGACTCGGGACTGTTCCACGTCCTGGGGCCGGCCGAGCGCGACCGGCTCGCCGACGGACTCGCCGCGGTGCTCGAGCCGGGTGGGCTCTACGCCGTGCTCGGGGACGCCCGGCATCCGGATCGGGAGTTCTACGGGGTCACGCCCGGCGAGTTCGCCGACCGGTTCCCGGAACGCAGTGGCTGGGAACGGATCTTCGCCGTCGAGACGACGTTCGAGCGGCGCTGGGGCGGCAGTCCTGCGTTCTTCGTCGGCCTCCGACGGCGCGAGTAG
- a CDS encoding glycoside hydrolase family 2 protein, with translation MADQLTSTSLAGEWSVRQASDAPADAPTDAGLDGDLAAEVPGDVYHDLLRAEAIPDPFVEDNELDVQWVGETDWTYSRTIEVDGDRLTHDEHRLVFEGLDTVAEVFVNGDSVGRSDNMFQRYEFDVGSALSPGENEIEVAFESPVEYAAERAGAYPYDVRSIEFPVEQPHRNFIRKAQCHFGWDWGTCLPTVGIWRDAFLVSFSAPRITDVAVGQEHGENGAVDLDVDLRVESPDAGDYDVTLAFEDDDIDAAATESVALGSGVDEATVSVSVDDPDLWWPAGHGDQPLYDLHVEIAPDASGETVADAASERIGFREIELVREPDQAGESFGFEVNGQPVYSKGANWIPTDGIPTRVDDADYERLLSDAVDANMNTIRIWGGGIYERDAFYEACDEQGLLVWQDFMFACALYPSDDEFLDSVAAEAEYQVRRLSSHPSIALWCGNNENEEMLREWIGEGADDYDTYADDYDSLYLDTLEPIVESVDPDGRAYWPASPHSTSPDVLPNDNSEGDVHFWDVWHSGKPFSAYLDAEPRFASEFGYQSFPSIETLSDVLEPADMNPTAPLMEHHQRNPGGNGRILQRMVDHFRVPFSMEDFVYLSQVQQGLAIETAIEHWRRLKPHCGGTIYWQLNDMWQVASWSSIEYGGRWKALQHMARRFYAPVLVSITPVDEDGDPIGRDEDPGAAQVWVTSDEPHALDGDVEITAETFDGEILHEETVAADLDAQESAVVATLDPDALGAEGLDADLSDLLVRAEYTGEEDSYVAIEVLNVYKQLELPEVDLDVSVDGDEVTVAADGAALYVRLDPGALAGHFTDNFFHLAAGEERTVTFDRQEGEDGSVAEALSVTHLRETY, from the coding sequence ATGGCCGACCAGCTCACCAGCACGTCACTCGCCGGCGAGTGGTCCGTCCGGCAGGCCAGCGACGCGCCTGCCGACGCCCCCACCGACGCCGGCCTCGACGGCGACCTCGCCGCCGAGGTACCGGGCGACGTCTATCACGACCTGCTGCGCGCCGAGGCAATTCCCGATCCGTTCGTCGAGGACAACGAACTCGACGTGCAGTGGGTCGGCGAGACCGACTGGACCTACTCGCGAACGATCGAGGTCGACGGCGACCGACTGACCCACGACGAGCACCGCCTCGTCTTCGAGGGGCTCGACACCGTCGCCGAGGTGTTCGTCAACGGCGACTCGGTCGGACGCAGCGACAACATGTTCCAGCGGTACGAGTTCGATGTCGGGTCGGCGCTGTCGCCCGGCGAGAACGAGATCGAGGTGGCCTTCGAGTCGCCGGTCGAGTACGCTGCCGAGCGCGCCGGCGCCTACCCCTACGACGTCCGCTCGATCGAGTTCCCCGTCGAGCAGCCCCACCGGAACTTCATCCGCAAGGCGCAGTGTCACTTCGGCTGGGACTGGGGCACCTGCCTCCCGACGGTGGGTATCTGGCGGGACGCATTCCTCGTGTCCTTTTCCGCGCCGCGGATCACAGACGTCGCGGTGGGCCAGGAGCACGGCGAGAACGGAGCGGTGGATCTCGACGTGGACCTCCGCGTCGAATCTCCCGATGCAGGTGATTACGACGTCACCCTCGCCTTCGAGGACGACGATATCGACGCCGCAGCGACCGAGTCCGTCGCCCTCGGCTCAGGCGTCGACGAGGCCACCGTCTCGGTGTCCGTCGACGACCCAGACCTCTGGTGGCCCGCTGGTCACGGCGATCAGCCGCTCTACGATCTCCACGTCGAGATCGCGCCCGACGCGAGCGGCGAGACGGTCGCCGATGCGGCCTCCGAGCGGATCGGCTTCCGCGAGATCGAACTCGTCCGCGAACCCGACCAGGCGGGCGAGTCCTTCGGCTTCGAGGTCAACGGCCAGCCCGTCTACTCGAAGGGCGCGAACTGGATCCCGACCGACGGCATCCCGACGCGCGTCGACGACGCGGACTACGAGCGCCTCCTGTCCGACGCCGTCGACGCCAACATGAACACCATCCGGATCTGGGGCGGCGGCATCTACGAGCGCGACGCCTTCTACGAGGCCTGCGACGAGCAGGGCCTCCTCGTCTGGCAGGACTTCATGTTCGCCTGCGCGCTCTACCCCAGCGACGACGAGTTCCTCGACTCCGTCGCTGCCGAGGCCGAGTACCAGGTCCGCCGGCTGTCCTCCCATCCCTCGATCGCGCTGTGGTGTGGGAACAACGAGAACGAGGAGATGCTCCGGGAGTGGATCGGCGAGGGCGCCGACGACTACGACACCTACGCCGACGACTACGACTCGCTCTACCTCGACACGCTCGAACCGATCGTCGAGTCCGTCGACCCCGACGGCCGCGCGTACTGGCCGGCCTCACCGCACAGCACCTCCCCCGACGTGCTTCCCAACGACAACAGCGAGGGCGACGTCCACTTCTGGGACGTCTGGCACTCCGGCAAGCCCTTCTCGGCGTACCTCGACGCCGAGCCACGCTTCGCCTCCGAGTTCGGTTACCAGTCCTTCCCCTCGATCGAAACCCTCTCGGACGTCCTCGAACCCGCGGACATGAACCCGACCGCTCCGTTGATGGAGCACCACCAGCGCAACCCCGGCGGCAACGGCCGGATCCTCCAGCGGATGGTCGACCACTTCCGCGTCCCCTTCTCGATGGAGGACTTCGTCTACCTCAGCCAGGTCCAGCAGGGCCTCGCCATCGAGACCGCCATCGAGCACTGGCGTCGCCTGAAGCCCCACTGCGGCGGCACCATCTACTGGCAGCTCAACGACATGTGGCAGGTCGCCTCCTGGTCGTCGATCGAGTACGGCGGCCGCTGGAAGGCGCTCCAGCACATGGCGCGGCGGTTCTACGCGCCGGTGCTGGTCTCGATCACGCCCGTCGACGAGGACGGCGATCCGATCGGGCGCGACGAGGACCCCGGCGCGGCGCAGGTCTGGGTCACGAGCGACGAACCTCACGCCCTGGACGGCGACGTGGAGATCACTGCCGAGACGTTCGACGGCGAGATCCTCCACGAGGAGACGGTGGCGGCGGACCTCGACGCCCAGGAGAGCGCGGTCGTGGCGACGCTCGATCCCGACGCGCTCGGCGCGGAGGGTCTCGACGCCGACCTGTCCGATCTCCTGGTCCGAGCGGAGTACACCGGCGAGGAGGACTCGTACGTCGCAATCGAGGTCCTGAACGTCTACAAACAGCTCGAACTCCCCGAGGTCGACCTCGACGTCAGCGTCGACGGCGACGAGGTGACGGTCGCGGCCGACGGCGCCGCGCTCTACGTCCGGCTGGACCCCGGCGCGCTCGCCGGGCACTTCACGGACAACTTCTTCCACCTCGCTGCCGGCGAGGAGCGGACGGTAACGTTCGACCGCCAGGAGGGCGAGGACGGATCGGTCGCCGAGGCGCTCTCGGTGACGCACCTCCGCGAGACGTACTGA
- a CDS encoding universal stress protein, which translates to MYRILLPVDIEESRALAQADYVAELPGAADAVEVFILFVFDESDDDIPDEYKRFNTATRIGAVRRASERLEEAGVEMHVLDESGDAATRILEEAEEREVDSIVIGGRKRSAVGKAIFGSVTMDVIRDTSLPVTVTGKRAE; encoded by the coding sequence ATGTACCGCATACTGCTCCCCGTCGACATCGAGGAATCGCGGGCGCTCGCACAGGCCGACTACGTCGCGGAGCTGCCCGGAGCCGCCGATGCCGTCGAGGTATTCATCCTGTTCGTGTTCGACGAGTCCGACGACGACATCCCTGACGAGTACAAGCGATTCAACACCGCGACCCGAATCGGTGCCGTCCGTCGTGCGAGCGAACGGCTCGAGGAGGCCGGCGTCGAGATGCACGTGCTCGACGAGAGCGGCGACGCGGCGACGCGAATCCTCGAGGAAGCCGAGGAACGTGAGGTGGATTCGATCGTGATCGGGGGGCGCAAGCGCTCGGCGGTCGGCAAGGCGATCTTCGGCTCGGTGACGATGGACGTCATCCGGGACACGTCGCTGCCGGTGACGGTGACCGGGAAGCGAGCGGAGTGA
- the argS gene encoding arginine--tRNA ligase — translation MFRQLRAEAADAIEAALDAEGYPTGDLGLEEPPEDVDAVLASSVAFRLASEAGAPPPQVAGEIVATIEEQTDDCAALDLVDRVEPAGPYVNVFPSNAYLAGTIEAAADDDYGHLPDRDTSMVVEHTSANPTGPVHVGRARNPIIGDSVARLLDYAGYDVDIHYYVNDAGRQIATFTWAYETFDEADLAAAGYGAPERIKPDYDLVRYYRLGNEFLEGEHPDADEAAIEAAEDEIQAIMQGLEEADEATYERTTEVVDAVLSGMQDSLNRLPAEFDEFVKETKFMFDGSVEELMERMQALDEAVYEDDAWQLDLSAFGIEKEFVFQRSDGTSLYATRDIAHHEWKFEEYDRAVTVLGEDHKLQAQQLQATLDLLGNDTDRLDSIHYSWVNLPGGEGMSTREGTGIDLDDLLDEAVDRAREEYESRAADRLRDDDLDDSDVERIARQVGIGAVRYDIIAKQPTKAITFEWERALDFEAQSAPYLQYAHARCCGILGEAESAGIAVPEGDALASVDVDALEEPEARDLLLTIARFPAVIEAAADDLEPHVVATYVRLLADRFNAFYRSCPVLDADGDLQQARLGTVVAARTALANALDVLGVAAPESM, via the coding sequence ATGTTCAGACAGCTTCGCGCGGAGGCCGCCGACGCCATCGAGGCGGCCCTCGACGCCGAGGGCTACCCGACGGGCGACCTCGGACTGGAGGAGCCGCCAGAGGACGTCGACGCCGTGCTCGCCTCCAGCGTTGCCTTCCGCCTCGCGAGCGAGGCCGGCGCGCCGCCACCGCAGGTCGCCGGCGAGATCGTCGCGACCATCGAGGAACAGACCGACGACTGCGCCGCCCTCGACCTCGTCGACCGCGTCGAGCCCGCAGGCCCCTACGTCAACGTCTTCCCCTCGAACGCCTACCTCGCGGGGACCATCGAGGCCGCCGCGGACGACGACTACGGCCACCTGCCCGACCGCGACACGTCGATGGTCGTCGAGCACACCTCGGCGAACCCGACGGGGCCGGTCCACGTCGGTCGCGCGCGGAACCCGATCATCGGCGACTCCGTTGCGCGCCTGCTCGACTACGCAGGCTACGACGTCGACATTCACTACTACGTCAACGACGCCGGCCGCCAGATCGCGACGTTCACCTGGGCCTACGAGACCTTCGACGAGGCCGACCTCGCTGCGGCGGGCTACGGCGCACCCGAGCGGATCAAGCCCGACTACGACCTGGTGCGCTACTACCGCCTCGGCAACGAGTTTCTCGAGGGCGAACACCCCGACGCCGACGAGGCCGCCATCGAGGCCGCCGAGGACGAGATCCAGGCGATCATGCAGGGCCTCGAGGAGGCCGACGAGGCGACCTACGAGCGCACGACCGAGGTCGTCGACGCAGTGCTCTCGGGGATGCAGGACTCGCTGAACCGGCTCCCCGCGGAGTTCGACGAGTTCGTCAAGGAGACGAAGTTCATGTTCGACGGCTCGGTCGAGGAACTGATGGAGCGCATGCAGGCCCTCGACGAGGCGGTCTACGAGGACGACGCCTGGCAACTCGACCTCTCCGCGTTCGGCATCGAGAAGGAGTTCGTCTTCCAGCGCTCCGACGGCACCAGTCTCTATGCTACCCGCGACATCGCCCACCACGAGTGGAAGTTCGAGGAGTACGACCGCGCCGTCACGGTGCTCGGCGAGGACCACAAGCTCCAGGCCCAGCAGCTCCAGGCCACCCTCGACCTGCTGGGCAACGACACCGACCGCCTCGACTCCATCCACTACTCGTGGGTCAACCTCCCCGGCGGCGAGGGGATGAGCACCCGCGAGGGCACCGGCATCGACCTCGACGACCTGCTCGACGAGGCCGTCGACCGCGCCCGCGAGGAGTACGAGTCCCGCGCCGCCGACCGCCTCCGCGACGACGACCTCGACGACTCTGACGTCGAGCGGATCGCCCGCCAGGTCGGCATCGGCGCGGTGCGCTACGACATCATCGCCAAGCAGCCCACCAAGGCGATCACCTTCGAGTGGGAGCGCGCCCTGGACTTCGAGGCCCAGTCCGCACCCTACCTCCAGTACGCCCACGCCCGCTGCTGTGGGATCCTCGGCGAGGCCGAATCCGCAGGGATCGCGGTGCCCGAGGGCGACGCGCTGGCGTCGGTCGACGTCGACGCGCTCGAGGAGCCCGAGGCCCGCGACCTCCTCCTGACGATCGCCCGCTTCCCGGCCGTGATCGAGGCGGCGGCCGACGACCTCGAACCCCACGTCGTCGCAACGTACGTGCGCCTGCTCGCCGACCGCTTCAACGCCTTCTACCGGTCCTGCCCGGTGCTCGACGCGGATGGCGACCTGCAGCAGGCCCGCCTCGGAACGGTCGTCGCCGCGCGGACGGCGCTCGCGAACGCGCTCGACGTGCTCGGCGTCGCCGCTCCGGAGTCGATGTAA
- a CDS encoding site-specific integrase gives MARTDDPDHRYLQARNRLRDASIPDRDKEASLEFLDALNPDTSTINFYSDDGVRETKSYGTLAAYAQALKRVAELAEQPLCEFENARAVNALFDDLGSGEHPDVKEGGYGKSTMAQWESAVSKFFEHHDSLGVDHEAIVIDRQEKSTVDERDMYTPDQVQQLREAVTNTRDRCILELLLNTGQRIRAVQTLRVKDVNTDAGVYYLNTADGGLKGADKNGKKRPLLGAKRAVYDWLKDHPTGEPDDYLITCLPTAARGTPGDKLSQSNIRDRLRGIADDAGVDKPPNPHNFRHYFVTACKRDYEMDESTIKHLIGHGQGSRIMETTYQHLSDNDHVEAAEVAAGLREPDAGSPLTPKICPTCSESLAPEAKACPGCGTVFAPDAQATQAQIEEDVKADYRETDPSDEETMERLETLDELLDDPEVKEALFERVD, from the coding sequence ATGGCCCGGACAGACGATCCCGACCACCGGTATCTCCAAGCCCGAAACCGACTTCGAGACGCTTCGATACCCGACCGGGACAAGGAGGCCAGCCTCGAGTTCCTCGACGCCCTGAACCCCGACACGTCGACGATCAACTTCTACTCCGACGACGGCGTCCGCGAGACCAAGTCCTACGGCACGCTGGCGGCGTACGCCCAGGCGCTCAAGCGCGTGGCCGAACTGGCCGAGCAGCCGCTCTGTGAGTTCGAGAACGCCCGCGCGGTGAACGCGCTCTTCGACGATCTCGGGAGCGGCGAGCATCCTGACGTGAAGGAGGGCGGCTACGGCAAGTCGACGATGGCGCAGTGGGAGAGCGCCGTGTCGAAGTTCTTCGAGCACCATGACAGCCTCGGCGTCGACCACGAAGCGATCGTGATCGACCGCCAGGAGAAGTCGACCGTCGACGAGCGCGACATGTACACGCCCGACCAAGTCCAACAGCTACGCGAGGCCGTGACCAACACCCGGGACCGGTGCATTCTCGAACTCCTGCTCAACACGGGTCAGCGCATTCGGGCCGTCCAGACGCTCCGCGTCAAGGACGTCAACACCGACGCGGGCGTCTACTACCTCAACACGGCAGACGGTGGGCTCAAAGGAGCGGACAAGAACGGCAAGAAGCGGCCGCTGCTCGGCGCGAAACGTGCGGTGTACGACTGGCTCAAGGACCACCCGACAGGCGAGCCGGACGACTACCTGATCACGTGCCTGCCCACGGCCGCGCGGGGCACGCCCGGGGACAAACTCTCCCAGAGCAACATCCGCGATCGGCTCCGCGGGATCGCCGACGACGCCGGCGTCGACAAACCGCCGAACCCGCACAACTTCCGGCACTACTTCGTGACCGCGTGCAAGCGCGACTACGAGATGGACGAGAGCACGATCAAGCACCTGATCGGCCATGGCCAGGGGTCGCGCATCATGGAGACGACATACCAACACCTGAGCGACAACGACCACGTCGAAGCGGCCGAGGTCGCAGCGGGACTCCGCGAACCCGACGCCGGTTCGCCACTGACGCCCAAGATCTGTCCGACCTGCTCGGAGTCGCTGGCTCCAGAGGCCAAGGCATGCCCCGGCTGTGGGACCGTATTCGCCCCAGACGCACAGGCGACGCAGGCACAGATCGAGGAGGACGTGAAGGCGGACTATCGCGAGACCGACCCCAGCGACGAGGAGACGATGGAACGGCTCGAGACGCTCGACGAGCTCCTCGACGATCCCGAAGTCAAGGAGGCACTG
- the prf1 gene encoding peptide chain release factor aRF-1: protein MGSTEKSNTEDYGDRQKYEFKKVIEELEEYEGSGTQLVSIYIPGGTRISEVQAHVTQEHSEASNIKSKQTRTNVQDALSSIKSRLQYYEEAPENGMVLFSGAIDAGGGQTDMVTKVLESPPDPIESFRYHCDSNFLTGPLEYMLADKGLYGLIVLDRREANVGWLKGKRVEPVKSASSLVPGKQRKGGQSAQRFARLRLEAIDNFYQEVAGMANELFVPDRHEMDGILVGGPSPTKDEFLDGDYLHHELQDLVLGKFDVSYTDESGLHDLVDNASEALADAEIMQDKEHMETFFKQLHEGEEATYGFDATRQNLMMGSVETLLLSEDLRQDVVVADCDACGNTTYELVDRRHATPGSVDCEDCGETVEVSEEDREDVIEHLMAIAEQRGTETAFISTDFEKGEQLMDAFGGIAGLLRYSTGV, encoded by the coding sequence ATGGGGTCCACCGAGAAAAGTAATACGGAAGATTACGGAGACAGGCAGAAGTACGAGTTCAAGAAGGTCATCGAGGAGCTCGAGGAGTACGAGGGCTCCGGGACCCAGCTCGTCTCGATCTACATCCCGGGCGGCACCCGCATCAGCGAGGTGCAGGCCCACGTCACCCAGGAGCACAGCGAGGCCTCCAACATCAAGTCCAAGCAGACGCGGACGAACGTCCAGGACGCGCTGTCCTCGATCAAGTCGCGGCTGCAGTACTACGAGGAGGCGCCGGAGAACGGGATGGTCCTCTTCTCGGGGGCCATCGACGCCGGCGGTGGCCAGACCGACATGGTCACGAAGGTGCTCGAGAGCCCGCCGGATCCCATCGAGTCCTTCCGCTATCACTGCGACTCGAACTTCCTCACCGGACCCCTCGAGTACATGCTCGCGGACAAGGGCCTCTACGGCCTGATCGTCCTCGACCGCCGCGAGGCAAACGTCGGCTGGCTCAAGGGTAAGCGGGTCGAGCCCGTCAAGAGCGCCTCGTCGTTGGTCCCGGGCAAGCAGCGCAAAGGTGGCCAGTCCGCCCAGCGATTCGCCCGGCTGCGCCTCGAGGCCATCGACAACTTCTATCAGGAGGTCGCTGGGATGGCCAACGAACTGTTCGTCCCCGACCGCCACGAGATGGACGGCATCCTGGTGGGTGGCCCATCGCCCACGAAGGACGAGTTCCTCGACGGCGACTACCTCCACCACGAACTGCAGGACCTCGTCCTCGGCAAGTTCGACGTCTCCTACACCGACGAGTCCGGGCTCCACGACCTCGTCGACAACGCGTCTGAGGCCCTGGCCGACGCGGAGATCATGCAAGACAAGGAGCACATGGAGACCTTCTTCAAGCAGCTCCACGAGGGCGAGGAGGCCACCTACGGGTTCGACGCGACACGCCAGAACCTGATGATGGGCTCCGTCGAGACGCTTCTGCTCTCGGAGGATCTCCGCCAGGACGTCGTCGTCGCGGACTGCGACGCCTGCGGCAACACGACCTACGAACTCGTCGATCGCCGCCACGCGACGCCGGGGTCGGTCGACTGCGAGGACTGCGGCGAGACGGTCGAGGTGAGCGAGGAGGACCGCGAGGACGTCATCGAACACCTGATGGCCATCGCCGAGCAGCGCGGCACGGAGACGGCCTTCATCTCCACGGACTTCGAGAAGGGCGAACAGCTGATGGACGCCTTCGGCGGCATCGCCGGGCTGTTGCGGTATTCGACGGGCGTCTGA
- a CDS encoding zinc-binding alcohol dehydrogenase encodes MNQTVVFPDAREVAVEDRDRPEPSADEVLIETDTSLISAGTECTVLSGDFPEGSFWDDYAEFPFDPGYANVGTIAEVGDDATTGATGEELEVGTRVATWTPHAEYVTAAAGDCVVVPDDVDDEQASLFAIAQIVMNGVRRGRVDWGETVVVYGLGILGQLAVRFARLAGADVVVGVDLADQRLEYLPDAPEVVGVNPTEEDPAEAVERATGGDLADVCFEVTGNPDVIPQEFDVLREQARLVLLSSPHGKTTLDFHDHVNAPSHEIIGAHQLSHAPVATPRDPWTKPAHAELFFSYLEQGRLSVADLFSHVEDAADAPAVYDSLLGDRSDAMAVRLEW; translated from the coding sequence ATGAACCAGACCGTCGTCTTTCCAGACGCTCGTGAGGTTGCCGTGGAGGATCGGGACCGGCCGGAGCCGTCCGCCGACGAGGTCCTGATCGAGACGGACACCTCGCTGATCAGCGCCGGTACGGAGTGCACCGTCCTCTCCGGAGACTTCCCCGAGGGCTCCTTCTGGGACGACTACGCAGAGTTCCCGTTCGACCCGGGCTACGCCAACGTCGGGACGATCGCCGAGGTCGGCGACGACGCGACGACCGGCGCCACCGGCGAGGAGCTGGAGGTCGGCACCCGCGTCGCGACGTGGACTCCCCACGCCGAGTACGTCACCGCCGCGGCCGGGGACTGCGTCGTCGTGCCCGACGACGTCGACGACGAGCAGGCCTCGCTGTTCGCGATCGCCCAGATCGTCATGAACGGGGTTCGCCGCGGCCGCGTGGACTGGGGCGAGACGGTCGTCGTCTACGGGCTCGGCATCCTCGGCCAGCTCGCCGTCCGCTTCGCCCGGCTCGCCGGCGCCGACGTCGTCGTCGGCGTCGACCTCGCCGACCAGCGCCTCGAGTACCTCCCCGACGCGCCGGAGGTCGTCGGCGTGAACCCCACGGAGGAGGACCCGGCCGAGGCAGTCGAACGCGCCACCGGCGGCGACCTCGCCGACGTCTGCTTCGAGGTGACCGGCAACCCGGACGTCATTCCACAGGAGTTCGACGTGCTCCGCGAGCAGGCCCGACTCGTCCTGCTCTCGAGTCCACACGGCAAGACGACGCTGGACTTCCACGACCACGTGAACGCCCCGAGTCACGAGATTATCGGGGCCCACCAGTTGAGCCACGCGCCGGTGGCGACGCCCCGCGATCCCTGGACGAAGCCCGCCCACGCCGAACTGTTCTTCTCCTACCTGGAGCAGGGCCGGCTCTCGGTCGCGGACCTCTTCTCGCACGTCGAGGACGCCGCGGACGCCCCGGCCGTCTACGACTCGCTGCTGGGGGACCGCTCCGACGCGATGGCGGTTCGGCTGGAGTGGTAG